TAAAACTGTCCACAGCAAAAAAGCGATAATGCCTGGTATGTAAAGTGCTGTAATAGATGGAGGATCGAAGTTCACCCAAGGTGCAGGTGCAGAATTAAGTTTTACCCAAGAAGGTGGGTTATCTTCAATAGTTCTCCATATATGCGGCTTAATGGCAATAAAATTGAATATAAAAATATATCCTAGCAATTTTAGGATTCTCGAAAAAATACTGCTAGATTGAGCGGGCAAATTTACATAATCTCCCTCTTTAGAGTAATAACTTCCTGGAATAAAAAATAGATCGACACTTGGATATATCAACTTCTGCAAGAGGTTCAAAGCAATAGCACCAGACAAAACTAACCCGATGAAAATAATCAGTTTTGTAAAAACTTTTTTATTAAAGCTACCCTGATAGATGCTGAAAAAATAGGCAATAATCCCCTGCACTACGTTACTTATTACCATGCCGAGCGCAAAAATAGTTGCTGGAACCATGTAGATTAAGCTGCCTGGGTAAGCAACTGCCAGCAAATAAATAATAATCAGACTACAGGCAGCGAAAATAAACGTATCGGGAACCGAACTGAAAAATATATGAGATGTAGATAATCCTAAGATAGCCGAGTAGAGAATGGCGTGAAAAGGCTTAAACCCCAGTTTTTGGAAAAAAACTAAGGTTAAAACAACGCAAACAGCTCCAAAAAAGGTACTAAATAGTATGCCAACAATTTCCCCAGAACCAATTATTTTTTTGAGTAAAAATCCTAGAGGATTAAAGACAAGAATAAATAAAGGATGAGTATGAGTGCGCCAAAAATTAATTTTATACGTGGTTAGTTGAGTAATAACTCGATGATAATCTGAATGAAATAGTAAGTCGGAACGCTTGACTCCAAGTACTCCGGTAAAAAAAAGAGACAAACTGGAGAAAAGGTAAAGTATCCAAAAGGTTAGAAATGTTCCAACTCTAATTCTTGAAAACATTTAAGATTCTGTCCTGTATCTCAGACAATAATTGCAATTCTTAGAAGGCTAAAATTCGGTACTTAACGCAACCTTGTAAACGTCCTATACGCCAAGCCAAATCTTTTACCCATTTACTACGGGTTTCCTTAGTGAATACTTCTTTTGGAAGGCGCTTTAACAAGTGCAACCAAGCTTTTCCACTGGTCTTCCATGAAAGCTGGGGCATACCCAAGGGTTGATACTTTTTATATAGAAAAACATCATACTCTCCCCACAGGCGTGCCTGCTTGTACATACCGTTCAGAGTGCTGCGGAGCCGGTAATGAACGACTGCGTCTTTTACAAAGTGAAGTTTTACCCCGGCAAGTTGGAGCCGCCAACAATAGTCTACATCTTGCAGCCGGATCATGTTTTCATCAAAACCGCCGATAGATTCGTGCAGCGAGCGTTTAACACCAAGATTGCAGCTACCTGCAAAAGGCAGATAAGGAGGATATTTGTATTCAAGAAGCTCATTTCGCTGCTTAAGTGTATAAACTTTTTGTACCCAAGGTTCGTTAAGCTTTTGATATTCAAGGCGACCTGCTACAAATTCATACTTCGAGAGCGCTTCCCCCATAGCAGCAACCCATCCAGGAGCCACTTCGTCGTCAGCATCGCAGAACACCAGTGCGTCGCCAGTCGCCGCTTTTGCAGCAGTATTCCGTGCATAGGAACGCCCTTGCTGTTTAGATGAATCAACGATGCGGAGATTGGGTAACCGTTCTTTATATTGTTCCACAATTGCTAATGAATCGTCAGTGGAGCCGTTATCGGAGATAATTAATTCCCATGAGTTAAAGTAGTCTTGGTTTGCCAATGCTTCAAGTTGAATTGCAAGGGTATCTGCTGCATTAAAACAGGGAATAATAATACTTAACTTCATAAATCAATCTTCCGCTTCGCACCCATAGCTATATTAAGTAATTTTATGTACTAGCTACTTAATATATTTGACACTTATTCTCTTTGCAAGTCATCTTCAACTTTATCTAAGACTTTAGTCACAACCTCCTGATATCGAGTTAGGCTAAAAGTATTCAACGCTTTCATGCGAGTCTGTTCCCAATCCACAGGAGGAGTTGTACCATTGACAATCGCAAGAATTGTTTGGGCGATTGATTCACCTGTTGGTTCGCAAGTCCAAAAGTCCACTTCTGGGTCGAAGAATTCTTTTAAACCAGGAAAGTTCATATTCAAGGTTGGTATTCCCATTGCAAGGGATTCGACTAATTTATTGGGGGTTGCACTATTACGCGCCCTTTCGTTATTACCAAATACACCTAGGGCTAGGTCGCAATTTTCTACTAAATATTTAGGTAGAGATCCATCAGAAAACTTTAAATCTTTTCTAAGAAAAACGCGATCGCTTAGTTCCTCTTCCTTGATTTTCTTTTCGTAGGCATGAAACCGTTCTGCATATCCAGATCCATAAGCACCAAATAAATTGCAAGTAAACGGTATCTCTTTTTCCTTTAAAATTTTCATGGCTTGTAATATATTATCTACTCCGTGTAAAGGAAGAATTGTTCCCCACCAGCAGATATTTAGGATACCATCCTCCATAAATTGTCTTTTAAGGCTTAGTCTAGATTCGGTAAATAAAGGAGCAATAAAAACTTTGTTTGTATCGAGTTCAACGTCTAAAACTTTTGCCCAGTAAGCAAGTTCATAAGCAGACAGGTGAATAATATAATCTGTTTTTGTAAACGCTAGGATATCTTTCTTCAATATTTCTTTGGCTGCTTTACTTCCTTCTTGGATGTCATCTTTATTTCTTACATAAGTGTCATACATCGATATGTATGGTTCTATGACCACTTTATTTTTAAAGATTTTTGACACCCACAAAGCACTTTGAATAAAATTAGCGCTCATTGGCAATACGTAGATTACGTCTGCCAAAGCAGCTTTTACAAAAAGCTCTATAAGATAAAATTTAGAGAAAACTTTGCGAATAAATTGAGTAAAAAAGGTTTGTCTTCCTCTTCCTCGGAGGTAAAAATCTGGATAGACGAAGGAAACATAGTATCCAGAATCCAACAAAAACTTGAGCAAATTTTCGCAACGATAAGCTCCATGTACATTTCCATAGAGCAAAACCTTGATTTTTTTCTTGAAAATTGACATGGTTGATGCAGCTACCATTTAAAAAACCAGTTCAACCAGGCGAAACTTAGCACGTCTATGTCAAGTTTAGTTCAATAGACGTTCGTTTGATTAATTGAACCTTATTAAAAGTCAACGGTTATGAGCTTAATAAAATCAATTAACAAAATTCCTCGAACTACTTAGTTGTAATTCTTGTATTTTTACTAATTTTTCCCCGTTAGAAATTTCATTTGCATACTTTTTTTCAAAAAATAAAATGGACTCACTAAACTGCTCAAGAAAAATTCCATTTCGCAAGCAGCAACCAGGTCAGTTTTTAACTTACCTCTATATTTAATTAGTTGAAGAATGGCTCTACGCAGGTTTCCTAAAAGGATTCTGGTAATAATAATTGGCTTTTGCCAATTATTAGCATTAATCATGCGTAGCTGACAAATACTTAAGCCTACCCCTCGAATCAGGGTTATTAAGTAATCTTTCTCTAGCCGCCACTTGGGAATTTGATGATAAATACACATTTCGGGGTTGTACCAAATTTCCCAACCAGCGCGTCCGATGTAGAGTAGCGCTTCAAAATCTTCTCCTTTGGCTGCCAAGGATGACCCAACTGGTCCCTGAAGAACAAGTTGAGCGGGAACGTTGTCTAGCCACACTTGCTTTTGGACAACTAATCCGGCTCCTGGAGGAAGGCTTAAATTCTCCGGGTCGTATAGATTAGGTTTTGAACCTCTTTCTTTCAGTGCCAAAAAAGATTGAATTCTTTCAAAGTTTTCTGGCGGATAAACTTCAAATTCGCCTTTTATCTGACCTCCAAAAGCACCTGCTTTTGGATGAGATTTCCCGAAGGAGTAGGCTGCTGCTACCCAATTTGGGTTCGGAAAATTATCATCATCCAAAAAACCAATAAAAGTACCTCTTGCTTCCTTAATGGCGCGTAATCTTGCAAACACTGCGCCTTGCTGTGGCTCAAAGTAATACATGAGCGGATATGCTTGAGGCCAGTTAGATTGATATTCTTGAATGATTTTGGCGGTGTTGTCAGTGCTATTGTTATCGACGACAACCACTTCCCAAGAAATCTGCTCGGTGCCTACCTGCGATCGCAATCGCTCCAAAACGGCTGGTAGAAGCTTTTCCCCGTTGTAAGTGCGAATTGCTACAGTAAAGTCTACCTTAGACATATCTATAAGCCCAGCCCTGATTGGGGTTCAGAAGTTGCCTTCAGAGTAGCCGTGGATTGAGCTAGCGTCAACCCCCACGGCTAATTGTTGTCTCCAGTCCAATTTTAAATTTAACCAACCTTTCTTATGGGGCAGTAGATACTTTGCGATCTACCAGTCCCGGTAAAGAATTAATGTCTTCTCTCAAGCCAAATATTTTAGCTTGTCCAAGTTCTAAGTATTTATTTTTGAAAAGGAAAAAGGGACTAATCAAGCTAGATAACAGTAGTTCCCGCTCGCAAGCCGCAATCAAATCTCTTTGATCTCCTCGATATTTAATCAGATGGAGCATTAGTCTGCGGAGATCGTTGAGCAGGTAAGCTGGAAAAGCTACAGGTCTTTGCCAGTTCTTCAGACCGAGCATCCGTATGTGGTACCGAC
Above is a window of Coleofasciculus sp. FACHB-T130 DNA encoding:
- a CDS encoding glycosyltransferase family A protein codes for the protein MKLSIIIPCFNAADTLAIQLEALANQDYFNSWELIISDNGSTDDSLAIVEQYKERLPNLRIVDSSKQQGRSYARNTAAKAATGDALVFCDADDEVAPGWVAAMGEALSKYEFVAGRLEYQKLNEPWVQKVYTLKQRNELLEYKYPPYLPFAGSCNLGVKRSLHESIGGFDENMIRLQDVDYCWRLQLAGVKLHFVKDAVVHYRLRSTLNGMYKQARLWGEYDVFLYKKYQPLGMPQLSWKTSGKAWLHLLKRLPKEVFTKETRSKWVKDLAWRIGRLQGCVKYRILAF
- a CDS encoding glycosyltransferase; the protein is MVAASTMSIFKKKIKVLLYGNVHGAYRCENLLKFLLDSGYYVSFVYPDFYLRGRGRQTFFTQFIRKVFSKFYLIELFVKAALADVIYVLPMSANFIQSALWVSKIFKNKVVIEPYISMYDTYVRNKDDIQEGSKAAKEILKKDILAFTKTDYIIHLSAYELAYWAKVLDVELDTNKVFIAPLFTESRLSLKRQFMEDGILNICWWGTILPLHGVDNILQAMKILKEKEIPFTCNLFGAYGSGYAERFHAYEKKIKEEELSDRVFLRKDLKFSDGSLPKYLVENCDLALGVFGNNERARNSATPNKLVESLAMGIPTLNMNFPGLKEFFDPEVDFWTCEPTGESIAQTILAIVNGTTPPVDWEQTRMKALNTFSLTRYQEVVTKVLDKVEDDLQRE
- the hpsE gene encoding hormogonium polysaccharide biosynthesis glycosyltransferase HpsE, with translation MSKVDFTVAIRTYNGEKLLPAVLERLRSQVGTEQISWEVVVVDNNSTDNTAKIIQEYQSNWPQAYPLMYYFEPQQGAVFARLRAIKEARGTFIGFLDDDNFPNPNWVAAAYSFGKSHPKAGAFGGQIKGEFEVYPPENFERIQSFLALKERGSKPNLYDPENLSLPPGAGLVVQKQVWLDNVPAQLVLQGPVGSSLAAKGEDFEALLYIGRAGWEIWYNPEMCIYHQIPKWRLEKDYLITLIRGVGLSICQLRMINANNWQKPIIITRILLGNLRRAILQLIKYRGKLKTDLVAACEMEFFLSSLVSPFYFLKKSMQMKFLTGKN